From a single Plasmodium yoelii strain 17X genome assembly, chromosome: 9 genomic region:
- a CDS encoding PIR protein, fragment, which translates to MIYCLYIIIKLYFNKFSYCMIFQNVDHLFNKDKFYLDTIRSKNEPYIWYSPFGRESKKYKCNRIFDELNPLCMHLFIEAYKIPGNIMNFKNNNKEYVGYILMLVGCMLSLKNNDGTNNLKYFYSTFINSDEKYNKAIKDATDYKDIINKKKDLINMDMRIISNIYVICIVSIKKKIQIAKII; encoded by the coding sequence atgatatattgcctgtatattattattaaactttattttaataaattttcttaCTGTATGATATTTCAAAATGTTGATCATCTTTTTAATAAAGACAAATTTTATTTGGATACAATACGTTCGAAAAATGAACCTTACATTTGGTATTCCCCTTTTGGTAGagaatcaaaaaaatataaatgtaacAGGATTTTTGATGAACTTAACCCTCTGTGTATGCATTTATTTATTGAAGCATACAAAATTCCTGGAAACATAatgaattttaaaaataacaataaggAGTATGTTGGATACATTCTGATGTTGGTAGGATGTATGTTAAGCCTAAAGAATAATGATGGAACCAACaatctaaaatatttttatagtacATTTATAAATAGTGATGAAAAGTATAATAAGGCTATAAAAGATGCTACTGATTATAAggatattataaataaaaaaaaagatttgATTAATATGGATATGAGAATTATATCtaatatttatgtaatatGTATAGTGagtataaaaaagaaaatacagattgcaaaaattatttaa